A stretch of the Proteus sp. ZN5 genome encodes the following:
- a CDS encoding ABC transporter permease codes for MQLNFLQRFLQQRLAMTGVVIILFLVILGIFAPYLAPHDPYLTNVKLKLMSASFDYPLGTDQLGRCVFSRLIYGIRTSLSTAVLATALMLSIGIPLGILAGYVGGKTDNLIMRLVDIASTFPSSLLALAAIGITGPSLMTILLVFITLWWAPFARIIRGSVIALKEKDFIQAAISVGSPHRRIIFHHIIPNAMSSIIVLATLRIAAVITHVAAFSFIGLGSQPPIADWGVMLSDSRQYMTQYPMMIIYPALAIMLSVWALNMIGEGLNDVLQNNAKALDLKKQEEI; via the coding sequence ATGCAACTGAATTTTTTGCAGCGATTTTTACAACAACGTTTAGCAATGACTGGCGTGGTGATCATCCTCTTTCTCGTTATTTTGGGTATTTTTGCGCCTTATTTAGCTCCTCATGATCCTTATTTGACTAATGTTAAATTAAAACTGATGAGTGCTAGTTTTGATTATCCACTAGGAACCGACCAATTAGGGCGTTGTGTCTTTTCACGCTTAATTTATGGGATCCGTACCAGTCTTTCGACAGCGGTACTTGCTACTGCATTAATGCTTAGTATTGGTATTCCATTGGGAATTTTAGCGGGATATGTAGGAGGCAAAACCGACAACTTAATTATGCGTCTTGTTGATATTGCATCAACCTTTCCATCCAGTTTATTGGCGCTGGCAGCCATTGGGATCACTGGCCCTAGTTTAATGACGATTTTATTGGTGTTTATTACGCTCTGGTGGGCGCCTTTTGCCCGTATTATTCGTGGCTCAGTTATTGCGTTAAAAGAGAAAGATTTTATTCAAGCGGCTATCTCTGTAGGTTCACCTCATCGTCGTATTATATTTCATCACATTATTCCTAATGCCATGTCATCCATTATTGTTCTCGCCACATTACGTATCGCGGCGGTTATTACACACGTTGCGGCATTTTCATTTATCGGTTTAGGCTCACAACCGCCAATTGCAGATTGGGGGGTGATGCTCAGTGATAGCCGACAATATATGACACAATATCCGATGATGATTATCTATCCTGCACTCGCCATTATGCTGTCAGTTTGGGCGTTAAATATGATTGGTGAAGGGTTAAATGATGTCTTACAAAACAATGCTAAAGCTTTAGATTTGAAAAAACAGGAGGAGATTTAA
- a CDS encoding CS1-pili formation C-terminal domain-containing protein — protein sequence MRKSGIALGIALCLLSGSAFSQSSSLKMGNYIIPSVFVTALEEGMTIPVYLRYNLSNQSVLEEQSRNKIADALVVLKDNKITINSVTPTLDEGDAQVASLNEQLLQSLNELKDKPFDQNNKIVLSPDATLNFDLSTFIMSLDVNETGLATQVKARSEMLGKSTVDNISSVTTYDLGVYNNQVKQQKDNTNSYFSIDSIWSFAENHLNLSATAYGLGTAEQSFDFYRAMFERDFNGRRFAFGLLNTWNLQSIASMSALNSSKVYGVTYGNNSSSKISHSQLSLTPITVFLPSAGEVRLYRDGKLLSIQNFPMGSFEVDTAPLPFGIYEVDVEVVIDGKVRSKQRQTVNKSYNMKGATLNQFRWELYSGYVDYKKRIKNNNNEYRTTSGDNTVLVGGAGAITLGVFSGLNLQGSAYAFDNLAVLETNSNLQLTDTLSTSWQALIAKDGSNRNIFTANYSLPKGIGALWVNREKGNIKDDFPMYDTDNYSFGTTLNLTQFWEYAGSFTYSHTKDLRDKNKSNSFEYATTLYTGRYGSMSLRTGVQRYHYDNQNSTNEKYITLDFSLPLATWLSAGVSSSNGNVRGELSASKSFEDSAIRNAGLSMSTLLHDKDGTDSDFSVSGYGSFDTKYSTGTLTMSRPNNDRLNTTLTARGSLAYSDMNFSASGKQETSGVIVKTGIDGEGQIAANVNGQRFVLSGSNNFIPLSPYAEYKVELLNDKNSEDSFDIASGRVKNVVLYPGNVAVHQPELKQMVTVFGRMKSPDGTLLASAQVRNHIGRTQTDHQGQFAMDVDKRYPVISLQQDDKQICEAELDLSSARGVLWVGDVICDPQTTLVNRN from the coding sequence GTGCGTAAATCAGGGATAGCTCTAGGTATCGCTTTATGTCTTTTATCCGGAAGTGCATTTAGCCAATCGTCTAGTTTAAAGATGGGTAACTACATCATTCCTAGTGTCTTCGTAACTGCGTTAGAAGAAGGCATGACGATCCCTGTTTATCTACGTTATAACCTTTCTAATCAATCTGTATTAGAAGAACAAAGCCGTAATAAAATTGCCGATGCACTAGTGGTACTTAAAGACAATAAAATCACGATTAACTCAGTGACTCCAACACTAGATGAAGGTGATGCACAAGTTGCCTCTCTCAATGAACAACTCCTCCAATCATTAAACGAACTGAAAGATAAACCCTTTGATCAAAATAATAAGATAGTGCTTTCCCCAGATGCTACGCTTAATTTTGATTTAAGTACCTTTATTATGTCGTTAGATGTTAATGAAACAGGCCTTGCCACTCAAGTTAAAGCCCGTTCGGAAATGTTGGGAAAATCAACCGTTGATAATATTTCCTCCGTTACCACCTATGATTTAGGTGTCTACAACAATCAAGTGAAACAGCAAAAAGATAACACGAATAGTTATTTTTCAATCGACAGTATTTGGAGTTTTGCTGAAAACCATTTGAATTTAAGTGCCACTGCATATGGTCTAGGTACCGCAGAGCAGTCTTTTGACTTTTATCGTGCCATGTTTGAACGTGACTTTAATGGTCGCCGTTTTGCTTTTGGTCTATTAAATACATGGAACTTACAATCTATCGCTTCCATGTCAGCACTTAACAGTAGTAAAGTTTATGGTGTTACTTACGGTAATAACTCATCGTCTAAAATAAGCCATTCTCAACTCTCTCTAACACCTATTACAGTCTTTTTGCCAAGTGCCGGTGAAGTCCGTCTTTATCGCGATGGAAAATTATTAAGTATTCAAAATTTCCCAATGGGAAGTTTTGAAGTCGATACCGCACCACTTCCTTTTGGTATTTATGAAGTCGATGTCGAAGTAGTGATTGATGGGAAAGTTCGCTCTAAGCAACGTCAAACCGTCAATAAATCTTACAATATGAAAGGCGCAACCTTAAACCAATTCCGTTGGGAATTATATTCAGGATATGTAGATTACAAAAAACGTATTAAAAATAATAATAACGAATATCGTACAACCAGTGGCGATAATACGGTCTTAGTCGGTGGCGCAGGTGCGATTACATTAGGTGTATTTTCAGGTTTGAACTTACAGGGTTCTGCTTATGCCTTTGATAATCTTGCCGTATTAGAAACCAATAGTAATTTACAATTAACGGATACCCTCTCAACCAGTTGGCAGGCATTAATTGCTAAAGATGGTAGTAACCGCAATATTTTCACTGCTAATTACTCCTTGCCTAAAGGGATTGGCGCATTATGGGTCAACCGAGAAAAAGGAAATATCAAAGATGATTTCCCGATGTATGACACTGATAACTACTCTTTTGGTACTACGCTGAACTTAACGCAATTTTGGGAATATGCAGGCTCATTTACTTATTCCCACACTAAAGATTTAAGAGACAAAAATAAGTCTAACAGTTTTGAATATGCAACTACACTTTATACAGGTCGTTACGGCAGTATGAGTTTGCGTACTGGTGTTCAACGCTACCACTACGACAACCAAAACAGCACCAACGAAAAATACATCACTTTAGATTTCTCACTGCCGTTAGCAACATGGCTTAGTGCAGGTGTTTCTTCTAGTAATGGTAATGTGCGGGGCGAGTTATCTGCATCGAAAAGCTTTGAAGATTCCGCTATTCGTAACGCAGGCTTATCCATGTCCACCTTATTACATGATAAAGACGGTACTGACAGTGATTTCTCTGTCAGCGGTTACGGCTCGTTTGATACTAAATACAGCACCGGTACGTTAACCATGAGTCGCCCTAATAATGATCGTTTGAATACTACATTAACGGCGCGAGGCTCACTGGCTTATAGTGATATGAATTTCTCCGCCAGTGGCAAACAAGAAACATCGGGTGTGATTGTCAAAACTGGGATTGATGGTGAAGGCCAAATTGCTGCCAACGTCAATGGTCAACGCTTTGTGTTATCGGGTAGTAATAACTTTATTCCGCTCTCTCCTTATGCCGAATATAAAGTCGAATTGCTGAATGATAAAAACAGTGAAGACAGCTTTGATATCGCCTCAGGCCGTGTAAAAAATGTGGTACTTTATCCGGGTAACGTTGCAGTACATCAGCCTGAGTTAAAACAGATGGTTACTGTGTTTGGTCGAATGAAATCGCCTGATGGCACGCTGTTAGCCAGTGCACAAGTACGTAACCATATCGGGCGCACTCAAACCGACCATCAAGGGCAGTTTGCGATGGATGTTGATAAACGTTATCCAGTGATTTCATTACAACAAGATGATAAACAAATTTGTGAAGCTGAATTAGATCTGTCGTCAGCTCGTGGTGTGCTGTGGGTAGGTGATGTGATTTGTGATCCACAAACTACATTGGTAAACCGGAATTAA
- a CDS encoding ogr/Delta-like zinc finger family protein yields the protein MRVLTIFCPECGEKALVKKSNRKHKELSDLYCACRDPECGHTFVLNLTFSHTLMPSAKNKDTLLLDVIKNLSPEQREKALTLLQGM from the coding sequence ATGCGTGTCTTAACTATTTTTTGTCCTGAATGCGGTGAAAAAGCGCTTGTAAAGAAAAGTAATCGTAAACACAAAGAGTTATCCGATCTCTATTGTGCTTGTCGTGATCCTGAATGCGGTCATACCTTTGTTTTAAACCTCACGTTTAGTCATACCCTTATGCCAAGTGCAAAAAACAAAGATACATTGTTATTAGATGTGATTAAAAACCTTTCTCCAGAACAGAGAGAGAAAGCACTCACTCTTTTGCAAGGTATGTAA
- the dhaK gene encoding dihydroxyacetone kinase subunit DhaK, whose amino-acid sequence MKKLINRVDDVLSEQLQGFAKAHPEIKLHPSSFYVTRKDAPVKGKVALLSGGGSGHEPMHAGFVGKGMLDGACPGEIFTSPTPDKMYDCAKAIDSGEGVLMIVKNYTGDVLNFETATELLHDDGVKIATVLVDDDVAVKDSLYTAGRRGVANTVLIEKLLGAAAERGDSLDELVKLGHHINNNGFSIGIALEACTVPAAGKPSFTLPENEMEFGVGIHGEPGIDRRKFTSLNDTVDAMFNTLIENGHYQRVIRNWDRENGSWIDESQEKQPLKSGDRVIVLVNNLGATPQSELYGVYNHLIQCCEKFGLTIERSLIGSYCTSLDMSGISITLLKVDNELLTLWDAPVNTPAMVK is encoded by the coding sequence ATGAAAAAGCTGATTAATCGAGTTGATGATGTGTTATCTGAACAACTACAAGGCTTTGCAAAAGCCCATCCTGAAATCAAACTTCATCCCTCCTCTTTTTATGTCACGCGAAAAGATGCTCCAGTAAAAGGTAAAGTTGCTCTATTGTCCGGCGGTGGTAGCGGGCATGAACCGATGCATGCCGGTTTTGTGGGAAAAGGAATGCTTGATGGTGCATGTCCGGGTGAAATATTTACATCACCAACACCTGATAAAATGTATGACTGCGCCAAAGCCATTGATAGTGGTGAAGGTGTTTTAATGATCGTAAAAAACTACACTGGTGATGTGCTGAACTTTGAAACAGCAACAGAACTGCTTCATGACGATGGTGTAAAAATCGCAACCGTGTTAGTTGATGATGATGTGGCAGTAAAAGATAGCTTATATACCGCAGGACGCCGTGGTGTTGCCAATACCGTTTTAATCGAAAAGCTACTGGGTGCGGCGGCTGAGAGAGGCGACTCTCTTGATGAACTGGTTAAATTAGGTCATCACATTAATAATAATGGTTTTTCTATCGGCATTGCCTTAGAAGCCTGTACGGTTCCAGCAGCAGGGAAACCCTCTTTTACTTTACCTGAAAATGAAATGGAGTTTGGTGTTGGTATTCATGGTGAACCGGGTATTGATCGTCGTAAATTTACTTCCCTGAATGATACCGTCGATGCCATGTTTAATACCTTAATTGAAAATGGCCACTATCAACGTGTGATCCGCAATTGGGATCGTGAAAACGGCTCTTGGATCGATGAAAGTCAGGAAAAACAACCTTTAAAATCTGGCGATCGCGTCATTGTTTTAGTTAATAACTTAGGTGCTACACCACAATCTGAGCTTTATGGTGTTTATAACCATTTAATCCAATGCTGTGAAAAATTTGGCTTAACCATCGAACGTTCTTTAATTGGTTCTTATTGTACTTCGCTCGATATGTCAGGGATCTCCATTACGTTATTGAAAGTGGATAACGAATTATTGACCTTATGGGATGCTCCAGTAAATACACCTGCGATGGTGAAATAA
- a CDS encoding fimbrial protein encodes MFKHYLLLILTLFATFTASAVTYTNDIVFIENNIDNEYFITPQKTDPRFSGANVFTKYSDNQLSLGYMGYTGAVPLYNYFDIWLENSPIKMPFIGNRCWRTYRDCPSDGIQRPEQVLNDGMYRAYMNTHGGEAGIPRAIFSDSFYQYMQNLPVGSTENFSYFFCYTKNDYNPALGQTCRSVNGKVNEQSFAITKKGHIRLKSTNALQEIFVDSEGNAVLGLGSKFCEIVGDNVVCKMVDYELKGESLNVMRLAMKVDTTTLSFTPTASDILLSATPTSRTFYYSSATIASYLITPGNGGVYVHFTKSFFKKLIKNNVDLSKSQDLFTFSFTNTAVPQSGFYEFTPSNTIIIKPRDYGISIVSKELVNNPHREGKVGDKEPPLIFDYIVTTSAFRQANKITAAVEGPKTTIRGQSYCLFSSKDKKINVPFSAYLTYTDEGGSKVKSRTACDNVPISIKEALWTKTTWPYPYQLEGNFYRTDLQLTFPMNESASLFSMEGEDWIGVVEARGYVNVFAEWSGTDIH; translated from the coding sequence ATGTTTAAACATTATTTATTATTAATACTTACCCTTTTTGCTACATTTACTGCCAGTGCAGTAACCTACACCAATGATATTGTTTTTATTGAAAACAATATTGATAATGAATATTTTATTACTCCACAAAAAACGGATCCCCGTTTTAGTGGTGCTAACGTTTTTACTAAATACAGTGATAATCAACTTAGTTTAGGCTACATGGGATATACAGGTGCTGTACCTCTCTACAATTACTTTGATATTTGGTTAGAAAACTCCCCAATTAAAATGCCATTTATTGGTAACCGTTGCTGGAGAACCTATAGAGATTGCCCTTCTGATGGTATACAAAGACCTGAACAGGTTTTAAATGACGGAATGTATCGTGCTTATATGAATACTCATGGCGGCGAAGCGGGTATTCCTAGAGCAATATTCTCTGATTCTTTTTATCAATATATGCAAAACTTGCCTGTTGGCAGTACTGAGAATTTTAGTTATTTCTTCTGCTATACCAAAAATGATTACAACCCGGCATTAGGCCAAACATGTCGTTCTGTAAACGGTAAAGTAAATGAGCAAAGTTTTGCGATCACCAAAAAAGGGCATATAAGACTAAAATCAACCAATGCGTTACAAGAGATTTTTGTCGATAGTGAAGGTAATGCTGTATTAGGCTTAGGCTCTAAATTTTGTGAAATTGTTGGCGATAATGTTGTCTGCAAGATGGTCGATTATGAGCTAAAAGGCGAAAGCTTAAATGTTATGAGACTGGCGATGAAAGTCGATACAACGACATTATCATTTACACCAACAGCGAGTGATATTCTTCTTTCAGCAACACCTACATCAAGAACCTTTTATTATTCATCAGCAACCATTGCCTCTTATTTAATCACTCCTGGTAATGGTGGCGTTTATGTCCATTTCACAAAAAGTTTTTTTAAAAAATTAATTAAAAACAACGTGGATCTCTCTAAGAGCCAAGATTTATTTACCTTTAGTTTTACCAATACTGCGGTGCCTCAATCAGGGTTCTATGAATTTACACCATCAAATACGATTATTATCAAGCCTCGTGATTATGGCATTAGTATTGTTTCTAAAGAATTAGTCAACAATCCTCATAGAGAAGGAAAAGTGGGTGATAAAGAGCCACCGCTAATCTTTGACTATATTGTAACCACCAGCGCATTTCGCCAAGCCAATAAAATTACTGCCGCCGTTGAAGGACCTAAAACAACAATCCGAGGTCAGTCTTACTGCTTATTTAGTTCTAAAGATAAAAAAATCAATGTGCCTTTTTCAGCCTATTTAACGTATACCGATGAAGGTGGCTCAAAAGTAAAAAGCCGTACTGCTTGCGATAATGTGCCTATTTCCATTAAAGAAGCCTTATGGACAAAAACCACATGGCCTTACCCTTATCAGTTAGAAGGTAATTTCTATCGTACCGACTTACAATTAACCTTTCCTATGAATGAAAGTGCTTCTCTTTTCTCAATGGAAGGTGAAGACTGGATTGGTGTAGTAGAGGCTCGGGGCTATGTTAATGTCTTTGCAGAATGGTCAGGAACTGACATTCACTAA
- the dhaM gene encoding dihydroxyacetone kinase phosphoryl donor subunit DhaM has product MINIVIVSHSKHLADGVAELASQMLNPAHCQLAVAAGINDEEHAIGTDAVKIMTAIESLSQAQSIVVMMDLGSAILSAETAIELLDPELAEKVTLCSAPLVEGTLAAVVAASSGASLEKVIEEASNSLYPKKIQLGENFVQPKNDINAPVKIHGKEASWVVRNPHGLHVRPAATLVEVLSAFQADYQLVKGDRRINPLSLNQLSLIQIRQGDEITLIASGEQEDEAIAAFLELAKNGFGEELPSDSNTITLKGILAPVSQIKAPAFIWHEIELSPIENLSEPLDIHAQIGKLNFAIKETLKALKQTANKASQKLGEHIGAIFNGHIMMLDDDELITSVIERIKEEKISAQQSWSDEMQERTQLYCALTDPYLRARELDLRDLRNQVLYHLQDKTRPSFTPSQPAILVAKELFPSTLIQLIDSQLVGIALAKGDSRSHSAIIAAEMRLPMLVNLGPALLKVSESQKLKLDTNKNELVIEPITL; this is encoded by the coding sequence ATGATAAATATTGTTATTGTTTCTCATAGTAAACATCTCGCTGATGGTGTGGCAGAGCTTGCCAGTCAGATGCTTAATCCGGCTCATTGCCAACTTGCTGTTGCCGCAGGTATCAACGATGAAGAACATGCGATTGGTACCGATGCCGTTAAAATTATGACGGCGATAGAATCACTTTCTCAAGCACAATCTATTGTTGTGATGATGGATTTAGGAAGTGCAATATTAAGTGCAGAAACTGCGATTGAGTTACTTGATCCCGAGCTCGCTGAAAAAGTCACCCTCTGCTCTGCCCCCTTAGTTGAAGGTACGCTTGCTGCGGTTGTCGCCGCATCTTCAGGAGCGTCATTAGAGAAAGTGATTGAAGAAGCTTCAAATTCTTTATATCCAAAGAAAATCCAGCTGGGTGAAAATTTCGTTCAACCTAAAAATGATATTAATGCCCCAGTCAAAATTCACGGCAAAGAGGCAAGTTGGGTTGTTCGTAATCCTCATGGATTACATGTAAGACCGGCTGCAACTTTAGTTGAAGTACTTTCTGCTTTTCAGGCAGATTATCAACTCGTTAAAGGGGATAGACGTATTAATCCTCTCAGCTTAAATCAGCTTTCATTAATACAAATTCGCCAAGGTGATGAGATAACGCTAATTGCCTCTGGTGAGCAAGAAGATGAGGCGATTGCCGCTTTTCTTGAACTTGCCAAAAATGGCTTTGGTGAAGAGCTGCCTTCTGATTCTAATACCATCACATTAAAAGGTATTTTAGCCCCAGTGTCTCAAATTAAAGCCCCTGCTTTTATTTGGCATGAAATAGAGCTATCACCGATAGAAAACTTATCTGAGCCGCTTGATATCCATGCCCAAATTGGCAAACTTAATTTTGCAATAAAAGAGACACTAAAAGCTCTAAAACAGACAGCCAATAAAGCGAGCCAAAAATTAGGTGAGCATATTGGTGCTATTTTCAATGGCCATATCATGATGTTAGATGATGATGAGTTAATAACGAGTGTGATTGAACGCATTAAAGAAGAGAAGATCAGTGCCCAACAAAGTTGGTCAGATGAAATGCAAGAAAGAACACAACTGTATTGCGCCCTCACCGATCCCTATTTACGTGCGCGTGAACTCGATCTTCGAGATCTGCGTAATCAGGTGCTTTATCATTTACAAGATAAAACACGCCCAAGTTTCACCCCTTCACAACCGGCTATTTTGGTCGCAAAAGAGCTTTTTCCTTCTACACTCATTCAATTAATTGATAGCCAATTAGTTGGTATTGCTTTAGCAAAAGGCGATAGCCGCTCTCACAGTGCGATTATTGCGGCGGAAATGCGCTTACCAATGTTAGTCAATTTAGGGCCTGCGTTATTAAAAGTCTCTGAATCTCAAAAGCTAAAATTAGATACAAATAAGAATGAATTAGTTATTGAACCAATAACGTTATAA
- a CDS encoding phage holin family protein produces the protein MDEYDSTLISLVIVGAFIALGKMLVANETITLRLFIGKIILGSAVSVVAGALLILWPGIDPVAVMGIGSALGIVGYQLVEIWLRKRGNQFFSGKEKDDTK, from the coding sequence ATGGATGAATATGACAGCACATTGATATCGTTAGTCATAGTGGGCGCTTTTATTGCATTAGGGAAGATGCTCGTTGCGAATGAAACCATTACATTAAGATTGTTTATCGGCAAAATTATTTTAGGCTCGGCGGTTTCTGTTGTTGCTGGTGCACTGCTTATTTTATGGCCTGGAATTGATCCTGTCGCAGTAATGGGAATTGGCTCAGCGCTCGGTATTGTGGGTTATCAGTTAGTCGAAATCTGGTTACGTAAACGCGGTAATCAATTTTTTTCAGGGAAAGAAAAAGATGATACCAAGTAA
- a CDS encoding common pilus major fimbrillin subunit EcpA: MKKLTLAVLAVAIMGATTLAQADTRKASAVASWDAKAYKDTKSMLVVTPLKSLTFYYAEGIKAFNSQDGAFDITIQGQENATDFKLTSKIITDKLVRASDNSELTVGVKWNGTDLTSSTETTMVDVAAGTTAGLDFLAQDGAYNGKERVSGQSQFTFNIASAQVAGTDAQFSDLADGYWDGDVKVQFTATWEGNFTKAP, encoded by the coding sequence ATGAAAAAGCTTACATTAGCCGTTCTTGCAGTAGCTATTATGGGTGCAACAACTCTTGCTCAGGCAGATACTCGTAAAGCAAGTGCTGTTGCTTCATGGGATGCGAAAGCATACAAAGATACTAAAAGTATGTTAGTTGTTACCCCATTAAAATCTTTAACTTTCTATTATGCAGAAGGTATTAAAGCATTTAACTCTCAAGATGGTGCGTTCGATATCACTATTCAAGGTCAAGAAAATGCCACTGACTTTAAACTGACTTCAAAAATCATCACCGATAAATTAGTACGTGCTTCTGATAACAGTGAATTAACTGTTGGTGTTAAATGGAATGGTACTGATTTAACTAGCTCAACAGAAACCACCATGGTTGACGTTGCTGCTGGTACAACTGCAGGTCTTGATTTCTTAGCTCAAGACGGTGCTTACAACGGTAAAGAGCGTGTGAGCGGCCAAAGCCAATTCACGTTTAATATTGCTTCTGCACAAGTTGCAGGTACTGATGCTCAATTCTCTGATTTAGCAGACGGTTACTGGGATGGTGACGTTAAAGTTCAGTTTACTGCAACTTGGGAAGGCAACTTCACTAAAGCACCATAA
- a CDS encoding ABC transporter permease has product MNFKRFIFKRLIQVVPMLIIVSILAFILSHISAGDIAEITLRSKGIIPTPDSIAAVRTELGLDRPLYIQYLSWLVHTLQGDFGTSIQSGLPVSQEIMDRFPATLKLALVSTLFAIILCVPIALVSVRFKDTPIDHGIRFLTTVAATLPDFCLGLLLLYIFAIQLHLAPVIAGDSMQNILLPALTLSAGYAAMYTRILRNNLIEVSYTDYIRAARARGLGKTAALFRHGLKNAVLPCITLIGVNFGKLLGGQFACETIFSWNGIGKFAVDSIRLKDLPVIQGYIVVVAVTYIVINLLIDVLYVFIDPKIMME; this is encoded by the coding sequence ATGAACTTTAAACGCTTTATTTTTAAACGACTTATCCAAGTTGTTCCCATGCTTATTATTGTCAGTATCTTGGCATTTATATTAAGTCATATTTCAGCGGGTGATATTGCTGAGATTACCTTACGAAGCAAGGGGATCATTCCAACACCCGACAGTATTGCCGCGGTGAGAACAGAACTTGGATTAGATAGACCTCTGTATATTCAGTATTTAAGTTGGTTGGTACACACCTTACAAGGCGATTTCGGTACATCGATTCAATCTGGTTTACCCGTCAGCCAAGAAATTATGGACAGATTTCCTGCAACGTTAAAATTGGCGTTGGTTTCCACATTGTTTGCCATCATTTTATGTGTCCCTATCGCGTTAGTTTCGGTGCGTTTTAAAGATACGCCGATTGACCACGGTATTCGTTTTTTAACCACAGTTGCAGCAACCTTACCCGATTTTTGTCTCGGATTATTATTACTGTATATCTTTGCGATCCAATTGCATCTTGCGCCGGTGATTGCAGGCGATAGCATGCAAAATATTCTCTTACCTGCTTTAACGCTCAGTGCGGGTTATGCAGCTATGTATACCCGTATTTTACGTAACAACTTAATCGAAGTGAGTTATACCGATTATATTCGAGCAGCCAGAGCAAGAGGATTAGGTAAAACAGCTGCCCTTTTTCGTCATGGTTTAAAAAATGCTGTTTTGCCTTGCATTACTTTAATTGGCGTGAATTTTGGTAAGTTGTTAGGTGGGCAATTTGCTTGTGAAACTATTTTTTCATGGAATGGCATTGGCAAATTTGCCGTAGACAGTATTCGACTTAAAGATTTGCCTGTTATTCAAGGATATATCGTTGTTGTGGCGGTAACCTACATTGTTATTAACCTTTTGATAGACGTGCTGTATGTTTTTATCGATCCAAAAATAATGATGGAGTGA
- the dhaL gene encoding dihydroxyacetone kinase subunit DhaL, producing MALTHAQIILWLQQCALLFEQNSDYLTDLDREIGDADHGLNMNRGFRKVQEKLPELEGQDIGTILKTTGMTLLSNIGGASGPLFGTFFIRAAKPTASLQNLELNQLVEMVTEGVEGIVSRGKAEPNDKTMCDVWWPVVESLKQSNEQNLSIKEALNQAQIVAEKAAENTIPMQARKGRASYLGERSIGHKDPGSASVVLMIQALANSINA from the coding sequence ATGGCTTTAACTCACGCTCAAATTATTCTTTGGTTACAACAATGCGCACTGCTGTTTGAACAAAATAGTGATTATTTAACGGATTTAGATCGTGAAATTGGCGATGCTGACCACGGTTTAAATATGAACCGTGGCTTTAGAAAAGTGCAGGAAAAACTACCTGAACTTGAAGGGCAAGATATTGGTACCATCCTCAAAACCACAGGCATGACATTGCTCTCAAATATTGGCGGAGCAAGTGGTCCTCTATTTGGTACCTTCTTTATTCGTGCCGCCAAACCCACGGCTTCATTGCAAAATCTAGAACTTAACCAACTCGTTGAAATGGTAACTGAAGGTGTAGAAGGCATTGTAAGCCGAGGAAAAGCAGAGCCAAATGATAAAACCATGTGTGATGTTTGGTGGCCAGTAGTTGAGTCATTAAAACAATCTAATGAACAAAATCTTTCTATTAAAGAAGCCCTCAACCAAGCACAAATTGTCGCTGAAAAAGCCGCTGAAAATACTATCCCGATGCAAGCTCGAAAAGGACGAGCAAGCTACTTAGGTGAGCGCAGTATCGGGCATAAAGATCCCGGTAGTGCTTCTGTGGTACTGATGATACAAGCCCTTGCAAATAGCATTAATGCATAA